In Streptomyces sp. NBC_00569, a single genomic region encodes these proteins:
- a CDS encoding N-acetylmuramoyl-L-alanine amidase has translation MSYVGPDSDGFIDGDGDGPRRPRRFSGGPLTVTLAALVPTALAGWLIWQVAGGPGENEPAKTLPAASQSSTAGADTTSPSPSKSDDGKKGDGSPSATPSKSKAPASSSKPAGSGPLKGKVVVIDPGHNPGNFRHTTEINRLVDIGTNRKECDTTGTSTNAGYTEAQFTLDVSRRLRTLLQQQGATVELTQNGDRSWGPCVDERARIGNKAHADAVISVHADGSAAGNRGFHVILPASVKSGSADTTAIAGPSRDLGERVAGNFLRATGSAPSNYIGGGTGLDVRKDLGGLNLSTRPKVFIECGNMRDAKDAALLTSGAWRQKAAQGMSDGIVSFLRG, from the coding sequence GTGTCATACGTAGGTCCGGACAGCGACGGTTTCATCGACGGCGACGGGGACGGCCCCCGGCGGCCGCGCCGGTTCAGCGGCGGTCCGCTGACCGTGACGCTCGCCGCGCTCGTTCCGACGGCTCTCGCCGGGTGGCTGATCTGGCAGGTGGCGGGCGGCCCGGGCGAGAACGAGCCCGCGAAGACGCTGCCCGCCGCGAGCCAGTCGTCGACGGCGGGGGCGGACACGACGTCCCCCTCCCCGTCGAAGTCCGACGACGGCAAGAAGGGCGACGGGTCGCCGAGCGCCACCCCCTCGAAGTCGAAGGCGCCCGCCTCCTCCTCGAAGCCCGCCGGATCCGGCCCCCTCAAGGGCAAGGTCGTCGTCATCGACCCGGGTCACAATCCGGGCAACTTCCGGCACACCACGGAGATCAACCGGCTCGTCGACATCGGGACGAACCGCAAGGAGTGCGATACGACGGGCACGTCGACCAACGCCGGTTACACCGAGGCCCAGTTCACCCTCGACGTCTCGCGCCGGCTGCGCACCCTGCTCCAACAGCAGGGCGCCACCGTCGAGTTGACCCAGAACGGCGACCGCTCCTGGGGCCCGTGCGTGGACGAGCGCGCCCGGATCGGCAACAAGGCCCACGCGGACGCGGTGATCTCCGTGCACGCCGACGGCTCCGCGGCGGGCAACCGCGGCTTCCATGTGATCCTTCCCGCATCCGTGAAGTCCGGTTCCGCCGACACCACGGCGATCGCCGGCCCCTCGCGCGACCTCGGCGAGCGCGTCGCGGGCAACTTCCTGCGCGCCACGGGCTCGGCCCCCTCGAACTACATCGGCGGGGGCACCGGCCTCGACGTGCGCAAGGACCTGGGAGGCCTCAACCTCTCCACCCGGCCGAAGGTGTTCATCGAGTGCGGCAACATGCGCGACGCGAAGGACGCGGCCCTGCTGACGAGCGGCGCGTGGCGGCAGAAGGCGGCGCAGGGGATGTCTGACGGAATCGTGAGTTTCCTGCGCGGATAG